The proteins below come from a single Leptospiraceae bacterium genomic window:
- a CDS encoding Gfo/Idh/MocA family oxidoreductase, producing the protein MSDKLKLGIIGVGHMGQFHVNVAKQLSDATITGIYDADPERVKLIAEKYGVPSFSTPEELIQNVDAVVIAAPTFMHHNLSKLALTAGKHVLVEKPIAESVEQAKELVSLAEKNKLILQVGHVERFNGAILELSKIVDTPMLIESRRLAPYNPRIKDVGVVLDMMIHDIDIVLNLVDSDVVMVHAVGQKVVSDHEDVATVVLKFANGCVATIAASRNTQAKIRTLNITDKNAYIKLDFADQEIELHRQASSNTQMSLESIRYRQESIVEKIFVHKDNPLKQEHEHFVRCILGKDTPQVEGDKDIKTLEIAHRILEEISSK; encoded by the coding sequence ATGAGTGATAAACTAAAACTAGGAATTATAGGCGTCGGACACATGGGTCAGTTCCATGTAAACGTCGCAAAACAATTGTCTGACGCTACGATCACCGGAATTTATGATGCAGATCCAGAAAGAGTCAAACTAATAGCTGAAAAATACGGAGTCCCATCTTTTTCTACTCCGGAAGAATTGATTCAAAATGTAGATGCTGTTGTAATTGCAGCACCTACATTTATGCATCATAATCTTTCCAAATTAGCTCTTACTGCCGGCAAACACGTATTAGTCGAAAAACCAATTGCGGAGTCAGTAGAACAAGCAAAGGAATTGGTATCTTTAGCAGAAAAAAATAAACTGATATTACAAGTTGGTCATGTAGAAAGGTTTAACGGAGCTATATTAGAACTTAGTAAAATAGTTGATACTCCTATGTTGATCGAATCAAGAAGACTAGCACCTTATAATCCACGGATTAAAGATGTGGGTGTTGTGTTAGATATGATGATTCACGATATTGATATTGTACTCAACTTAGTTGATTCAGATGTAGTAATGGTTCATGCGGTAGGTCAAAAAGTTGTTTCTGACCATGAAGATGTTGCGACTGTCGTTCTTAAATTTGCAAACGGTTGTGTTGCTACAATTGCTGCATCTAGAAATACGCAAGCAAAAATTCGTACTCTTAATATTACGGATAAAAACGCTTACATCAAATTAGATTTTGCTGATCAAGAAATTGAATTACATAGACAAGCATCCTCAAATACACAAATGAGTCTTGAGTCGATTCGTTATAGACAAGAATCGATTGTAGAGAAAATATTTGTCCATAAAGATAATCCTCTAAAACAAGAACATGAACATTTTGTAAGATGTATTCTTGGTAAAGATACACCGCAAGTGGAAGGAGATAAGGACATCAAAACTCTAGAAATTGCTCACAGAATATTAGAAGAAATTTCAAGTAAGTAA
- a CDS encoding YqgE/AlgH family protein codes for MSETSHKGKILISNASIITDDFNKSVVFIIDHDASGAFGLVVNKKSSYLMTDVVLGLPEGIKDTFMYWGGPVDHTFISILHNNPNLSDPGLQIIPGVFLSRSYDLLMKLLSSDDTAYHVFHGYSGWGAGQLESEFARKSWVVHDPSPSNIFHADPETVWRDALKSKGGIYRYFAEHTKDPSLN; via the coding sequence ATGTCAGAAACTTCTCATAAAGGTAAAATATTAATTTCGAATGCAAGCATCATTACAGATGATTTTAATAAATCGGTTGTATTTATTATAGACCACGATGCCTCTGGGGCATTTGGTTTAGTTGTAAATAAAAAATCGTCTTACTTAATGACTGATGTAGTCCTCGGATTGCCAGAAGGAATTAAAGATACCTTTATGTATTGGGGAGGACCTGTTGACCACACATTTATCAGTATCCTCCACAATAATCCTAACTTGTCCGATCCTGGTCTTCAAATCATTCCAGGTGTATTTTTAAGCAGAAGTTACGATTTACTTATGAAGTTATTAAGTTCCGATGACACAGCATACCATGTTTTTCATGGATATTCTGGTTGGGGTGCTGGACAATTAGAGTCTGAATTCGCACGAAAGTCTTGGGTTGTGCATGATCCAAGCCCAAGTAATATTTTCCATGCCGATCCAGAAACGGTATGGCGAGATGCACTCAAGAGCAAAGGTGGTATATACCGCTACTTTGCTGAACACACCAAAGATCCTTCTCTTAATTAA
- the dnaJ gene encoding molecular chaperone DnaJ, translating to MSERSYYEILGVSKTATDDEIKKAYRQLAIKYHPDKNKGNKEAEDKFKEATEAYEVLRDANKRRAYDQFGKAGVGAGGPGFGQGAYTDFSDIFGDFGGIFEDLFGGTGRGGRRSGPKRGSDLRYNLEISLEDAALGKEFKIEIPRAENCGECKGSGASKGSTPQTCPDCGGSGQVRHSQGFFSVSTTCGRCGGRGQVISNPCKVCRGEGLVEKKRTINIKIPPGVESGSRLKVSGEGEAGPSGGPHGDLYVVTHIKKHPVFERQGNDLILTKVIPLVMACLGGEVEIPTIEGKSIIMKIPEGTDPGQVFRLKGSGIPYLGSYGKGDQHVIIKVEVPKKLSKKQRELLEEFAKDSDESFGSYIKGKIFK from the coding sequence ATGAGCGAACGAAGCTATTACGAAATACTTGGGGTTTCTAAAACCGCGACTGACGATGAAATTAAAAAAGCTTATCGTCAGTTAGCGATCAAATATCACCCAGATAAAAATAAGGGTAATAAAGAAGCCGAGGATAAATTCAAGGAAGCTACCGAAGCATATGAAGTGCTTCGGGACGCAAATAAACGCAGAGCCTATGATCAGTTCGGCAAAGCGGGAGTTGGCGCTGGTGGTCCTGGATTTGGTCAAGGGGCTTACACTGATTTCTCTGATATATTTGGAGACTTTGGTGGAATATTTGAAGACTTGTTTGGTGGCACTGGAAGAGGTGGCAGAAGATCTGGACCGAAACGTGGTAGCGATCTAAGATACAATTTAGAAATTTCTCTGGAAGATGCAGCACTTGGAAAAGAGTTTAAAATTGAAATTCCAAGAGCGGAAAATTGCGGAGAATGTAAAGGTTCAGGTGCGTCTAAGGGGAGTACTCCGCAGACATGTCCGGATTGTGGTGGCTCTGGTCAAGTGCGGCACTCACAAGGTTTTTTTTCAGTCTCTACTACTTGCGGTCGATGTGGTGGGCGAGGTCAGGTAATTTCCAACCCATGTAAAGTATGTCGTGGTGAAGGTTTAGTCGAAAAGAAACGTACGATTAATATAAAAATTCCTCCGGGAGTTGAATCTGGAAGTCGTTTAAAAGTAAGCGGAGAAGGGGAAGCAGGACCAAGTGGCGGCCCACACGGTGATTTATACGTAGTCACCCATATTAAAAAACATCCAGTATTCGAACGGCAAGGAAATGACTTGATTTTGACAAAAGTAATTCCTCTTGTAATGGCTTGCCTTGGGGGAGAAGTAGAAATTCCTACTATCGAAGGCAAAAGTATCATTATGAAAATCCCAGAGGGAACGGATCCGGGGCAAGTTTTTCGATTAAAAGGTAGTGGAATTCCTTATCTTGGCTCTTACGGAAAAGGGGACCAACACGTAATTATAAAAGTGGAAGTTCCTAAAAAACTATCAAAAAAACAGCGCGAGCTTTTAGAAGAGTTTGCCAAGGATTCCGATGAGTCATTTGGTAGTTATATCAAAGGAAAAATTTTCAAATGA
- a CDS encoding response regulator, producing MIKILCVDDDAISLMICKTAIKNAGLSEEVITASNGEDAIEYYANFTKNLESDSNDIYPRLIFLDLNMPIIDGWEFLDDFMNLYYEKFKDTKVVILSSSVDPQDKERAKKYPIVIDFYSKPISQKILKEIQVKLNQNNFL from the coding sequence ATGATTAAAATACTCTGCGTCGACGATGATGCCATTTCATTAATGATTTGTAAAACTGCAATCAAAAACGCTGGACTATCCGAAGAAGTTATAACTGCTTCGAATGGTGAAGATGCAATTGAATATTATGCAAATTTTACGAAAAACTTAGAATCAGATTCGAATGACATTTACCCTAGATTGATTTTTTTGGATTTAAATATGCCAATTATAGATGGTTGGGAATTTTTAGATGACTTTATGAATCTATACTATGAAAAATTTAAGGATACTAAAGTGGTAATTCTTTCTTCGAGCGTAGATCCGCAAGACAAAGAAAGAGCAAAAAAATATCCTATAGTTATTGATTTTTATTCAAAACCTATCAGCCAAAAAATACTTAAAGAAATACAAGTTAAACTAAATCAGAATAACTTTCTATGA
- the hrcA gene encoding heat-inducible transcription repressor HrcA, producing the protein MELTPRHRMILKVLIDDFVLDNKPVGSKTLSEKYDIGLSPATVRNVFRDLEDAGYINSRHHSGGRVPTERGYRIYVDNLISLYELSLKEKQRIQEEYLKNEFKLEQILAVTCKVLSLLSCSAGVVLAPKKNFDTLKHLELIHVNGAEVLMILVTRSGVVLHHKLFFEEHVSQESLYQISRFLQDHIKGYDLDEIFNLFPGLKSRKDAPEDFYKIAEVLQSAFVYDMTDNVDLYVDGLQNLCTNFNDDSEMLESVFSLLDDKKLLKEFFTKYISTDGVSTFIGETNNEHLRGVSIVATSYRMGEKRIGSLGIIGPQRMNYTRALPLVDFTSKIVSEMITKISK; encoded by the coding sequence ATGGAACTGACACCTAGACATAGAATGATCTTAAAAGTCTTGATCGATGACTTTGTGCTCGATAATAAACCAGTTGGCTCCAAAACTCTCTCCGAGAAATACGATATTGGGCTTTCTCCTGCGACAGTTCGGAATGTATTTCGCGACTTGGAAGACGCTGGATATATTAATTCGAGACACCATTCGGGCGGACGTGTCCCGACAGAGAGAGGTTACCGAATTTACGTTGATAATCTAATTTCTCTCTATGAGTTAAGCCTAAAGGAAAAACAACGAATCCAAGAAGAATATCTAAAAAATGAATTCAAATTAGAGCAAATACTGGCAGTGACTTGCAAAGTACTTTCCCTTCTTTCCTGTAGTGCAGGCGTAGTTCTGGCTCCCAAGAAAAATTTTGATACTTTAAAACATCTAGAGCTCATTCATGTGAACGGAGCAGAAGTTTTGATGATTCTTGTAACACGTTCGGGAGTTGTTTTACATCATAAATTATTTTTTGAAGAACATGTATCACAAGAGTCTCTCTATCAAATTTCAAGATTTCTGCAAGATCATATCAAAGGATATGATTTGGATGAAATTTTTAATTTATTTCCTGGACTTAAATCCAGAAAAGACGCACCGGAAGATTTTTATAAAATTGCAGAAGTATTACAATCCGCATTTGTTTATGATATGACGGATAACGTTGATTTATATGTGGATGGATTGCAGAATCTTTGTACAAATTTTAATGACGATTCCGAAATGCTTGAATCAGTTTTTTCATTGTTAGATGATAAAAAATTACTGAAAGAATTTTTTACAAAGTATATTTCTACGGATGGAGTTTCTACATTTATCGGAGAAACTAACAATGAACATTTACGCGGAGTATCCATAGTAGCCACCAGTTATCGGATGGGCGAAAAACGAATTGGGTCTTTAGGAATTATTGGGCCACAGAGGATGAATTATACACGAGCTTTACCTCTCGTAGATTTTACATCTAAGATCGTATCAGAAATGATAACAAAGATTAGTAAATAA
- a CDS encoding PAS domain S-box protein, whose product MPLKNKDLNILIVEDNLRDFLLIENFLLKEISNSQITHTQTFSETKNIASTSNKFDIIFLDISLPDTIEEDLVIQTVNLFEQTPIILLTSYLDKQFGIKALSLGISDYLLKDELSASLLSKSIAYSIERNRINIKLKDSEEKYRNLFHFSPIPMWVYEMETYRFLDVNEAAIRHYGFTQEEFLSMSINELFLEKYNPEPNNTLNPNTYDTLFYKGEFKHKKKNGAIIQVEIQSNNIIFNDKRSEIVLAIDITKKKEEEQKLKLLESVITNATDSILITEAEPFDIPGPRIIYVNDAFTRMTGYTIEDVIGKTPRILQGPKTDRKILDKLRKALNNWESCEVELMNYKKNGEEFWVNFTVVPVANEKGWFTHWIAIERDTTLRKKNEQEKEQLIQELTQNIGDLRQFAYITSHNLRAPLSNLIGLINLLEDIKINDEALSEILEGFKISTNHLNDTVEDLIQILLIKDNKPKYQSQVPFNEVLQKVLFQIKKLINAANPDIEYNFSDAPSILFNSIYLESIFLNLLTNAIKYRSPSRNLKIFVRSKKVEQEIHLEFQDNGIGINLDRHKEKIFGLYQRFHKNTDSKGIGLFLIKSQLEALGAKIEVESKVDVGTKFLIKFKDNFEND is encoded by the coding sequence ATGCCACTAAAAAATAAAGATTTAAATATTCTAATTGTAGAAGATAACTTAAGAGACTTTTTACTAATTGAGAATTTTCTTCTAAAAGAAATAAGTAATTCACAGATCACTCATACACAAACATTTTCTGAAACAAAAAACATAGCCTCTACATCCAATAAATTTGATATTATTTTTCTGGACATTTCTCTTCCAGATACAATCGAAGAAGACCTTGTAATCCAAACAGTAAACTTATTTGAACAAACTCCAATTATTCTACTTACAAGTTATTTGGATAAACAATTCGGAATTAAAGCTCTATCTCTGGGTATTTCAGATTATCTTCTCAAAGATGAACTTTCTGCATCTCTACTTTCAAAAAGTATAGCCTATAGCATTGAACGAAATCGTATAAATATAAAATTAAAAGATTCAGAAGAAAAATACAGAAACCTATTTCATTTTAGTCCCATTCCTATGTGGGTTTATGAAATGGAAACCTATCGCTTTTTAGACGTAAATGAAGCGGCTATTCGTCATTATGGATTCACCCAAGAAGAATTTCTTTCAATGTCGATAAATGAATTATTTTTAGAAAAATACAATCCTGAACCGAATAATACATTGAATCCAAATACATATGATACATTATTTTATAAAGGTGAATTCAAACATAAAAAGAAAAATGGTGCTATTATTCAAGTTGAGATTCAAAGTAATAACATTATATTTAACGATAAACGATCTGAAATAGTTCTAGCAATTGATATAACTAAAAAAAAGGAAGAAGAACAAAAACTGAAACTCCTTGAATCTGTGATTACAAATGCAACTGATTCAATCCTTATAACAGAAGCAGAACCTTTTGATATTCCAGGTCCTCGTATTATTTATGTAAATGACGCATTTACACGAATGACGGGTTATACCATTGAGGATGTAATTGGAAAAACCCCTCGAATTCTTCAAGGGCCAAAAACTGACCGTAAAATTTTAGATAAATTGCGAAAAGCTCTTAATAATTGGGAATCTTGCGAAGTTGAATTAATGAACTACAAAAAAAATGGAGAAGAGTTTTGGGTTAACTTTACAGTAGTCCCTGTCGCAAACGAAAAAGGTTGGTTTACTCATTGGATTGCAATTGAAAGAGATACTACTCTCAGAAAAAAAAATGAACAGGAAAAAGAACAATTAATCCAAGAACTAACACAAAATATCGGTGATCTAAGGCAGTTTGCATACATAACGTCCCACAATCTACGTGCCCCACTTTCCAATTTAATTGGTTTAATTAACCTACTAGAGGATATAAAAATTAATGATGAGGCACTCAGTGAAATCCTAGAAGGATTTAAAATTTCAACCAATCATTTAAACGATACAGTCGAAGATTTAATTCAAATACTTCTAATTAAAGATAATAAACCAAAATACCAAAGCCAAGTTCCTTTTAATGAAGTCTTACAAAAAGTTTTATTCCAAATAAAAAAATTAATAAACGCAGCAAATCCAGATATCGAATATAATTTTTCAGATGCACCTTCTATCTTATTCAATAGTATTTATCTAGAAAGTATTTTCCTAAATTTACTAACGAATGCAATCAAATATCGCTCCCCGAGTAGAAATTTGAAAATTTTCGTTCGCTCTAAAAAAGTTGAACAAGAAATACATTTAGAATTCCAAGACAATGGAATTGGAATAAATTTAGATCGACACAAAGAAAAAATTTTTGGCTTATACCAGAGATTTCATAAGAATACAGACAGTAAGGGAATTGGATTATTTTTAATAAAATCACAATTGGAAGCGTTAGGCGCCAAAATCGAAGTCGAAAGTAAAGTTGATGTTGGGACGAAATTTTTAATCAAATTTAAGGACAATTTTGAAAATGATTAA
- the dnaK gene encoding molecular chaperone DnaK, giving the protein MSKEKIIGIDLGTTNSCVAVMEGGDFVVIQNSEGARTTPSIVAFTAKGETLVGQFAKNQAITNGANTVRSAKRFVGRRFNEITNEASNVSYKVIRSGNDGVKFETSAGEFTPQEISAKVLQKMKKTAEDYLGTTVTKAVITVPAYFNDEQRQATKDAGRIAGLEVERIINEPTAAALAYGFDKKKASAKIAVYDLGGGTFDVSVLELGDGVFEVKSTNGDTHLGGDDFDQVVMDWLVEEFKKQTGIDISKDKNTSQRLKEAAEKAKIELSGTTSTQINLPFITADASGPKHLDMTLTRAKFDQLTKSLVERTRIPCINAMRDAGLSASEIDEVILVGGSTRIPAVQDLVKELFGKEPNRSVNPDEVVAAGAAIQGGVLAGEVTDVLLLDVTPLSLGIETLGGVMTKLIDRNTTIPTKKSQVFSTAADNQNAVSVHVMQGEREMARDNRTLGRFDLVGIPSAPKGVPQIEVTFDIDANGIVHVSAKDLGTGKEQKIRIESSTGLSEDEIKRMIKDAEVNAAADKKARELAETKNETESLAYALEKTLTEAGDKVPAADKQLAQDEIKRAHEAVASNDFDRIKAAHESISQIAQKIGANMYQQGAPEGAPQQGGEGAPGQGTSGNASSNGSGEKVVDADYTVVDDDKK; this is encoded by the coding sequence ATGTCTAAAGAAAAAATTATAGGAATAGATTTAGGAACCACTAACTCATGTGTTGCAGTAATGGAAGGTGGAGATTTTGTTGTGATTCAAAACTCTGAAGGTGCAAGAACAACTCCTTCGATTGTAGCTTTTACAGCAAAAGGAGAAACACTCGTTGGTCAATTTGCGAAAAACCAAGCTATCACAAATGGTGCCAATACTGTTAGGTCTGCAAAACGTTTTGTAGGAAGAAGATTTAATGAAATTACTAATGAAGCGTCTAACGTTTCTTATAAAGTAATTCGTTCTGGAAATGATGGAGTAAAATTCGAAACATCTGCTGGAGAATTTACACCGCAAGAAATTTCTGCAAAAGTTTTACAAAAGATGAAAAAAACTGCAGAAGATTATTTAGGAACGACAGTTACTAAAGCAGTTATTACGGTTCCGGCGTATTTTAACGACGAACAAAGACAAGCAACAAAAGACGCAGGTCGTATTGCAGGTCTTGAAGTTGAACGTATTATCAACGAGCCGACTGCTGCTGCTCTTGCTTATGGATTTGATAAGAAAAAAGCAAGTGCTAAAATTGCAGTGTATGACTTAGGTGGTGGAACATTTGACGTTAGTGTCCTTGAACTTGGGGATGGTGTATTTGAAGTAAAATCTACCAACGGAGATACTCATCTTGGTGGAGACGATTTTGACCAAGTAGTAATGGATTGGTTAGTAGAAGAATTTAAAAAACAAACCGGAATTGATATTTCCAAAGACAAAAATACTTCACAACGTTTGAAGGAAGCTGCTGAAAAAGCAAAAATTGAGTTATCCGGAACTACTTCTACTCAAATTAACTTACCATTTATCACGGCTGATGCAAGTGGACCGAAACATTTAGACATGACTTTAACTAGAGCTAAGTTTGACCAACTTACTAAGTCGTTAGTTGAAAGAACTCGTATTCCTTGTATCAATGCAATGAGAGATGCTGGACTTTCTGCTTCTGAAATTGATGAAGTAATTCTTGTTGGTGGATCTACTCGTATACCTGCAGTTCAAGATTTAGTAAAAGAATTATTTGGAAAAGAACCAAATAGATCTGTAAATCCTGACGAAGTAGTTGCCGCTGGTGCTGCAATCCAAGGTGGGGTATTAGCTGGAGAAGTTACTGACGTTCTTTTACTTGACGTAACACCACTTTCACTTGGAATTGAAACGTTAGGCGGAGTAATGACTAAACTCATTGACAGAAATACAACTATTCCGACCAAAAAATCCCAAGTATTCTCAACTGCTGCTGATAACCAAAATGCAGTAAGTGTTCACGTAATGCAAGGGGAAAGAGAAATGGCGAGAGACAATAGAACTCTTGGTCGTTTTGATTTAGTGGGAATTCCATCAGCACCTAAAGGTGTTCCTCAAATTGAAGTAACATTTGATATTGATGCGAACGGTATAGTGCATGTATCCGCTAAAGACTTAGGAACTGGTAAAGAGCAAAAGATTCGTATTGAATCATCAACTGGTCTTTCTGAAGACGAAATTAAACGTATGATCAAAGATGCAGAAGTAAATGCGGCAGCTGATAAAAAAGCGCGTGAACTTGCTGAAACCAAAAACGAAACTGAAAGCCTTGCATATGCGTTAGAAAAAACTTTGACAGAAGCAGGTGATAAAGTTCCGGCTGCGGATAAACAACTCGCTCAAGATGAAATCAAACGTGCACATGAAGCAGTTGCAAGCAATGACTTTGATCGAATCAAAGCAGCTCATGAGTCTATTTCCCAAATTGCACAAAAAATTGGAGCGAACATGTACCAACAAGGTGCTCCTGAAGGGGCTCCGCAACAAGGTGGTGAAGGTGCTCCGGGGCAGGGAACCAGTGGAAATGCTTCTAGCAATGGAAGTGGAGAAAAAGTAGTAGATGCGGATTATACCGTAGTCGATGATGATAAGAAATAA
- the grpE gene encoding nucleotide exchange factor GrpE — translation MSAEENVATQENETMENNGQPESIGQENSTDSEKEKSVVELLKEELEKAKQKIVSLEDSFLRERAEFQNYKRRTAAEYAKIKGEAVKNFIIKFLNPIDNLERVGSGVNVSEEMKPFIDGVGMILREMNGILEKENVQKVSPVGQPFDPTTMEAIASDESEDVKEETVTEVYQAGYVFTENNESFALRPARVKVARPKF, via the coding sequence ATGTCTGCAGAAGAAAATGTTGCAACACAAGAAAACGAAACAATGGAAAATAATGGACAACCCGAATCTATAGGGCAGGAAAATTCGACAGATTCTGAAAAAGAAAAGTCTGTCGTGGAATTACTCAAAGAAGAATTGGAAAAAGCGAAACAAAAAATAGTTTCTCTAGAAGATTCTTTTTTAAGAGAAAGAGCGGAATTTCAAAATTATAAAAGACGTACTGCTGCTGAATACGCAAAAATTAAAGGCGAAGCAGTAAAGAATTTTATAATCAAATTTCTAAACCCAATTGATAATTTGGAGAGAGTTGGTAGCGGTGTTAATGTATCGGAAGAAATGAAACCATTTATCGATGGAGTTGGAATGATTCTACGAGAAATGAATGGTATTTTGGAAAAAGAAAATGTTCAAAAGGTAAGCCCTGTCGGACAACCATTTGACCCAACGACTATGGAAGCGATTGCTTCTGACGAATCTGAGGATGTCAAAGAAGAAACGGTTACAGAAGTTTACCAAGCAGGATATGTTTTTACAGAGAATAATGAATCTTTTGCGCTAAGGCCAGCAAGAGTGAAAGTAGCACGGCCGAAATTTTAA